CGGCCTCCGTCCAGGTGATCGTCCGCCAGTCGGGGGCGAGGATCAGCCGCGCGCCCGGGTTGCACAGTTCGACCCGGTTGCCGCCCGGCTCGTAGACGTACAGGAAGAACGTCTGCTGGATGGCGTGCTTGTGCGGTCCCGTCTCGATGAAGACGCCGTTGTCGAGGAAGATGTCGGCGGCGCGGAGGATGTCCTCGCGGGTGTCGGTGGCGAACGCGATGTGGTGCAGGCGCCCGTGGGCGCCGGTCCAGTCGCGCGTGTAGACCAGGTCGTACGACTTGTTCGTGAACGTCATCCAGCGCCCGGCGATGTCGCCGTCGTCGAGCCTGATCTGTTCCGTGGGCCGCGCGCCCAGGACGTCCCGCAGGAACTCCGTGCTCGGCTCCACCTCGGCGGCGAGGAAGTTGACGTGGTCGAGCCGCCGGACGCACACCCCGAGCGCCGGGTACGCCTGCGCCTGGTTCTTCAGTGACGGCGCCAGCTCCGGCGGCGCCTCGTACCACTCCGACTCCCAGTAGATCTCCATCTCGTGCCCGTCGGGGTCGCGGAACACGTAGGTGGGACCGAGGCCGGGGTCGCCGTCGCGCCAGCCGACGCCGAGGCCCGCGTCCTCGATCGCCCTAACGCGCCGGTCGAGCGCCTCCTGACTCGACGTCCGCAGCCCCGTGCGCCTGATCCCGGACGTGCCGTGCGCGGTGAGCTTCAGCGAGTGGTGCTCGTAGTCGTCCCACGTGCGCAGGTAGACCGAGTCGCCCTCGGTGCCGTTCTCGGTGAGGCCCATGACGCGGGTGAAGAACCACAGGCTCTTCTCCGGCTCGGGCGTCAGCAGCTCGACGTGGCCGACATGTGCGATCTCGTGCGCGGGCGGCCGGTCAGGTGGGGCCATGGGGGTCTCCGGGAGGTCGGGGGAACACGGTGCCGTCGAAGAGCTTGCGGGCCGTGCGGACGATCGCGGCCCGCCGCACGCGCGGAACCCCGCCCGGACCGTCCGTCCCGTCCGTTCCGTCCGCGGTGCCGAGCCGGATGTCGACGTCGAGGCGCCCGGTGGGGTGCTCGATGCCCATCGGCTCGCCCGGCGCGGGGAGTTCGGCGAGGTCGTGGCCGACGGCGCCGTCGAGGAGCACGGCGGTCGCGACCGTGACGGCGCCCAACACCCCGATGGAGGCGTGGACGCGCAGCGGGATGAAGGTGCGGGTGCCGATCGTCCCGCCGGCGCGGGGCGGCGCGACCAGGGTGGTCTTGGGGACGGACGCGCCGGTGACGTCCCCGAGCCCCATCAGCTCCCCGGCCCGCACGCGCAGCGCCTGGATCCGGTCGCCGAGCCGTTCCTCCAGCTCGGCGGGGGTCTCGTCGCCGGTGACGCCGAAGTCGGACGCGGCGGCGACCACGACCGGCATCCCGTTGTCGACGCAGGTCACCTCGATACCGTCGATGACGTCGCGGACGCGTCCGGTGGGCAGCAGCGAACCGGTCGCCGAGCCCTCGGTGCCCTCGAAGTCGAGCAGGATCGGCGCGGCCGTGCCGGGCACCCCGGAGATCGCGGTGCCGCCCGCGTACTCGGGGCGCCCGCCCGGCGTGGCGAACGTCGCGGTGGCGATGCTCCCGGAGTTCAGCATCCGGATGCGGACGACCGTCTCCGCGTCGCCGGGCTCGACCAGGCCGCGCTCGACCGCGAACGGCCCGACCCCGGCGAGCAGGTTGCCGCAGTTCTGCCGGTCGCCGACGGTCGGCTCGTCCACGCCGACCTGCAGGAACAGGTAGTCGACGTCGGCGTCCGCGGCGCCGGACCGCGACACCACCGCGACCTTGCTGGTGAGCGGGTGGGCGCCGCCGATCCCGTCGATCTGCCGCGGGTCGGGGGCGCCCATGACGCGCAGCAGCAGGTCGTCGCGGTCGGCGGGGACGGACGGCAGGTCGTCCGCGAGGAAGTACGCGCCCTTCGACGTCCCGCCCCGCATCAGCATGCAGCGCAGGCCGTCCCCGCCACGACGGCCCGTCACGCGCCCGTCCCGTCCTCGGCGGCGCGCTCCGCCTCGTAGTCGGCGTACTTCACGTACTCGACGCCCATCCCGGGGAGCCGGTCGCGCAGCCCGTACCGGTCGAGGCCCAGCTCGCCGCGCCGGAACGCGGCCCGCGTCGCCTCCTCCTTCTCCTCGCGCGCCCGCGCGGCGGCGACCGCGTCCGCGACGCGCCCGCGCGGGACGCACATGACGCCGTCGTCGTCCGCGATGATCGCGTCCCCGGGCCGGATCACCTGCCCGCCGATGGTGACCGGGACGTTCACCGCGCCCGGCGTGGCCTTCACGGTGCCCTGCGCGCTGACCGCCGCCGACCACACCGGAAACCCCATCGCGTGCAGTTCCGCGACGTCCCGCACGCCCGCGTCGATCACCAGGCCCCGGACGCCCCGGTACTGCAGGGCCGTCGCGAACAGCTCGCCGAACATGCCGTCGGTCGAGGGGGAGGTCGTCGTCACGACCAGGACGTCGCCGGGACGGCACTGCTCGACGGCCACGTGGATCATCAGGTTGTCGCCGGGCCACGACAGCACCGTCACGGCCGTGCCGGCGATCCGCGACCCGAGATGCACGGGCCGGAGGCCGGGCCCGAGGTAACCGGTGCGGCCGAGGGCCTCGTGCACCGTCGCGACGCCGAACGCGGCGAGCACGTCCACCTGCGCGAAGTCGGCGCGCGGCGGGTCGGTGACCACGACCGTCCTCATGCCAGCTCTCCCGTCGTCTGCGGGTACAGCCGGACGTACGCCTCGGCCATCGTCTCGACGGGCAGCCCCAGGTTCGGGCCCGCGTTCCGCTTGAGCTGGACGCCGCGCCGCTTGGCCAGCGAGGTGTAGTAATCCCACATGTGCTGCTGCGCGGGCAGGCACTCCATCGCCCGCCGCTTGCGCTCGAACACGGGGGTGATGTCGAGCAGCACGTTCGGCTTGAAGTCGCACTGCTCGGGCTGGTGCGGCTCGAAGAAGAAGACCGGCGGGGCGCCCAGCGGCTCGCCCGGCGCGTCGTAGCCGATCGCCTGCGCCAGCACCCGCGCCTGCAGCGCCATCCGGGCGGCGGCGGGGTGGTCGCCGTTGTAGGGGTCGGCGAGGGGGTGGGTCAGGACGACCGCCGGCTCGACCTCGCGGTAGACGCGCACCAGCCGGTCGACCAGCTCGGGGGTCTCGAGGAGGGGGTAGTCGCCGGCGTCCAGGAACTCGATCTCCGCGCCGAGCTCCCCGGCGGCGGCCTCGGCCTCGGCGCGCCGGATCTTCTTGATCTCGTCCAGCCGCTTGCCCTCCCGCCAGGCGCGCGCGGACTCGCCGCGCTCGCCGTAGCTGAGGCACACGACCTTGGCGCGGTCGCCGCGCTCGGCGGCCAGCGCGATCGCGCCCGCCGCGCGCCAGACGAAGTCGCCCGCGTGCGCGCTGATCACGAGGAGGGGACCGGAGGAATGCGCAGTGCTCATGGCACATAGATTCAACCCTGTAACCCAAATTGTCAACAATTATGGCGACAGAGCGGCGAGGGTGAGTCCGGACAGCCGGAGCAGCTCCTTGCGGGGGTCCCAGATGCCGGGCGCGTCCGTCCCGGCCTCCTCGAACGGCCGCTCCAGCTCCCGCTGCAGTACGCCCGCGCGGTCGCGGGCCGCCTCGGCCGCCTCGGCGGACCCGTCCGTCCCCGCCGGCTCGCAGCGCACGACCTCGGCGAGCGCCCGCAGCAGCTCGGCGTACCCCTCCCGGAACTCCCGCGTCAGGCGCAGCTCACCGGACTCGGCCTCGGTGGCCTCCCGGAGCGTCCCGGCGATCGAGCGCGCGTCGGCCGTCGCGTGCTCCAGCGTCGTCATCTGGCGCGGCGTCCCCCACTGGTCGGCCATCCGCCTGCGCAGCCGGAACCCCTGCAGCCGCGCGCGGGGATTGCCGCGCAGGCTCTCGTAACCGCGGTCGACGGCGAACCGCGCCTGGTCCACGACGTACCCGAGCCGCGGCTCCGCGTCGTCCCACCGGCTCCGCCAGTCCTCGTCGGGATCGGCGACGCCCTCCGCCAGCTCGTCCATCGCGTCCGCCAGGACGTCGCGCGCCTCCTGGACCGCGTACTCGCCGCGCCGCAGGTACAGCGGCGGGAACAGCACGAAGTTGACGACGAGGCCGACCGCGAGCCCCACCCCGACGTCGTCCAGGCGCGGGCGGACGTACCCGACGACCTCGTGCCCGCCGACCAGCAGCGCGAACAGCGCGGTGAACGCCACCTGCGACGACTGGTTGCCGAACCCGCGCCAGCTCGACAGCATCAGCCCGACCACCAGGACGGCCGCGATTCCCATGACGTTCGGGCCGATGAACACCCCGACCGGGATCGCCAGGCCCGCGCCGACCAGGAAACCGGCCGCGTAGCCGATGCTCTCCCGCACCGACCGGGCCACCGTCGGATACACCCCGAGCAGCGCGGCGAGCGGCGCGAAGTAGGGCATCGCGTGCCCGACGAGATGCTTGGCGATCAGCCAGGCGACGACCGCCGCGACGACGCCCTTCACCGTGATCTTGATCCGGTCTTCCCATGACCGGCGGTCCGTCCGCGGCGCCAGGCGCCGTACCGTGTCCCCGACTCGCACCGATTTGCACTGCCCGCCGTCCCGCCCTTCAACCCCGGGACGGGCGGCGCGCCACGCCCGTCAGATCTCGGCGGACGGATCCGGGGTGATCATCGCGAGCCGCGCGCCGATCGGGTCGATGATCGTCGCGAACCGTCCGGGCCTGATGTCGGTCGGCGGGATCACGACGCGCGCGCCGAGTTCGGCGGCCTTCCACACCGTGGCGTCGCAGTCGGTGACCCAGAAATAGGGCGTCCAGTGGGCGTTCCAGTGGGGCGGCCAGCGCTCGTCCATGAAGGCCATGCCGCCGCCCACCTGCTCACCGTCGATCCTCCACTCGGTGTAGGGGGCGGCACTGTAGTACTCGCGGTCCACCGTCCGCCAGCCGAACACGTCGCCGTAGAAGCGCCGGGCGCCGTGGATGTCGCGCGAGGCCAGCTCGACCCAGCACATCGACGTCGGTTCCCGCGGGATCTCCATGCCCTCGTCCCCGAACGGCTGCCAGACGGCGAAGTCCGCGCCCTCCAGGTCGGAGTACATGGCCACGCGTCCGAGATGCATGCCGAGCATGGGCATGACGAGTTCCCGGCCCCCCGCGGCGGTCACCGCCCGGCCGGTCTCCTCGACGTCAACGACGCGGAAGTAGACCGTCCAG
The nucleotide sequence above comes from Actinomadura algeriensis. Encoded proteins:
- a CDS encoding catechol 2,3-dioxygenase; this translates as MAPPDRPPAHEIAHVGHVELLTPEPEKSLWFFTRVMGLTENGTEGDSVYLRTWDDYEHHSLKLTAHGTSGIRRTGLRTSSQEALDRRVRAIEDAGLGVGWRDGDPGLGPTYVFRDPDGHEMEIYWESEWYEAPPELAPSLKNQAQAYPALGVCVRRLDHVNFLAAEVEPSTEFLRDVLGARPTEQIRLDDGDIAGRWMTFTNKSYDLVYTRDWTGAHGRLHHIAFATDTREDILRAADIFLDNGVFIETGPHKHAIQQTFFLYVYEPGGNRVELCNPGARLILAPDWRTITWTEAERAKGQAWGLRTIESFHTHGTPPVP
- a CDS encoding 4-oxalomesaconate tautomerase, translated to MTGRRGGDGLRCMLMRGGTSKGAYFLADDLPSVPADRDDLLLRVMGAPDPRQIDGIGGAHPLTSKVAVVSRSGAADADVDYLFLQVGVDEPTVGDRQNCGNLLAGVGPFAVERGLVEPGDAETVVRIRMLNSGSIATATFATPGGRPEYAGGTAISGVPGTAAPILLDFEGTEGSATGSLLPTGRVRDVIDGIEVTCVDNGMPVVVAAASDFGVTGDETPAELEERLGDRIQALRVRAGELMGLGDVTGASVPKTTLVAPPRAGGTIGTRTFIPLRVHASIGVLGAVTVATAVLLDGAVGHDLAELPAPGEPMGIEHPTGRLDVDIRLGTADGTDGTDGPGGVPRVRRAAIVRTARKLFDGTVFPRPPGDPHGPT
- a CDS encoding 4-carboxy-4-hydroxy-2-oxoadipate aldolase/oxaloacetate decarboxylase; its protein translation is MRTVVVTDPPRADFAQVDVLAAFGVATVHEALGRTGYLGPGLRPVHLGSRIAGTAVTVLSWPGDNLMIHVAVEQCRPGDVLVVTTTSPSTDGMFGELFATALQYRGVRGLVIDAGVRDVAELHAMGFPVWSAAVSAQGTVKATPGAVNVPVTIGGQVIRPGDAIIADDDGVMCVPRGRVADAVAAARAREEKEEATRAAFRRGELGLDRYGLRDRLPGMGVEYVKYADYEAERAAEDGTGA
- a CDS encoding PIG-L deacetylase family protein, which codes for MSTAHSSGPLLVISAHAGDFVWRAAGAIALAAERGDRAKVVCLSYGERGESARAWREGKRLDEIKKIRRAEAEAAAGELGAEIEFLDAGDYPLLETPELVDRLVRVYREVEPAVVLTHPLADPYNGDHPAAARMALQARVLAQAIGYDAPGEPLGAPPVFFFEPHQPEQCDFKPNVLLDITPVFERKRRAMECLPAQQHMWDYYTSLAKRRGVQLKRNAGPNLGLPVETMAEAYVRLYPQTTGELA
- a CDS encoding FUSC family protein; translation: MKGVVAAVVAWLIAKHLVGHAMPYFAPLAALLGVYPTVARSVRESIGYAAGFLVGAGLAIPVGVFIGPNVMGIAAVLVVGLMLSSWRGFGNQSSQVAFTALFALLVGGHEVVGYVRPRLDDVGVGLAVGLVVNFVLFPPLYLRRGEYAVQEARDVLADAMDELAEGVADPDEDWRSRWDDAEPRLGYVVDQARFAVDRGYESLRGNPRARLQGFRLRRRMADQWGTPRQMTTLEHATADARSIAGTLREATEAESGELRLTREFREGYAELLRALAEVVRCEPAGTDGSAEAAEAARDRAGVLQRELERPFEEAGTDAPGIWDPRKELLRLSGLTLAALSP
- a CDS encoding VOC family protein is translated as MPKVTEYQPGMACWLDLASPDIEASKRFYRELFGWSSYTITQDAFADYEVFTLGGADGPTTSGLHMLADETQPPSWTVYFRVVDVEETGRAVTAAGGRELVMPMLGMHLGRVAMYSDLEGADFAVWQPFGDEGMEIPREPTSMCWVELASRDIHGARRFYGDVFGWRTVDREYYSAAPYTEWRIDGEQVGGGMAFMDERWPPHWNAHWTPYFWVTDCDATVWKAAELGARVVIPPTDIRPGRFATIIDPIGARLAMITPDPSAEI